A single Nostoc sp. PCC 7107 DNA region contains:
- a CDS encoding N-acetylglucosamine kinase, whose translation MNYVLGIDGGGSKTLCILMDDKYQVLGRGAAGASNYQSIGVEAARQSIYSAIQTAANEALKFTNTIEISAFCLGLAGVGRSRDIEVVRSMVQELQNSQFLPITWDLQPANIIICHDALIALVGGIGHDVGIVVAAGTGSIIFGRNQQGDTKRVGGWGYILGDEGSAYKIAVAGMQAALKSYDGWEISTSLISDFQQHLGLQNIAELIEVIYQRGWGVKEIASLAQIVDLAAASGDTLANNIIDDVVQELVKATSTVINAIFSPNSVCEIVTTGSVWRGESKIHKRFTKAIVNQFPRVKVSFPCDEPAYGAGLLALQSLSTTGLRF comes from the coding sequence ATGAATTATGTTTTAGGAATAGATGGCGGTGGTAGCAAAACCTTATGTATCTTGATGGATGACAAATATCAAGTACTAGGTCGAGGTGCAGCAGGCGCATCTAATTATCAAAGCATAGGCGTTGAAGCCGCAAGACAATCAATTTATTCTGCTATTCAAACAGCAGCAAATGAAGCATTAAAATTCACGAATACAATCGAAATCTCAGCCTTCTGTTTAGGTTTAGCAGGTGTTGGACGTTCTAGAGATATTGAAGTAGTTAGAAGTATGGTACAGGAATTACAAAATAGTCAATTCTTGCCAATTACTTGGGATTTACAGCCAGCTAATATTATTATTTGTCATGATGCTTTGATTGCTTTAGTTGGCGGAATTGGTCATGACGTGGGAATTGTAGTTGCTGCGGGTACTGGTTCCATAATTTTTGGTCGAAATCAACAAGGAGACACTAAACGAGTCGGCGGTTGGGGATACATTTTAGGTGATGAAGGTAGTGCCTACAAAATTGCTGTTGCTGGTATGCAAGCAGCATTAAAATCTTATGATGGGTGGGAAATATCGACGAGTTTGATATCAGATTTTCAACAACATCTCGGTTTACAGAATATAGCAGAATTAATCGAAGTAATATATCAGCGTGGATGGGGAGTTAAAGAAATAGCCTCTTTAGCTCAAATTGTAGATTTAGCAGCCGCTTCAGGTGATACATTAGCTAATAATATAATTGACGATGTTGTTCAAGAATTAGTAAAAGCCACATCTACAGTTATTAATGCAATTTTTAGCCCTAACTCAGTTTGTGAAATTGTAACTACAGGTAGTGTGTGGCGAGGAGAAAGCAAGATACATAAGAGATTTACAAAAGCTATCGTTAATCAGTTTCCGCGGGTAAAAGTAAGTTTTCCTTGTGATGAACCTGCTTATGGTGCTGGTTTATTAGCTTTGCAGAGTTTATCTACTACAGGATTAAGATTTTAA
- a CDS encoding elongation factor G has translation MNEKVTSGSRNVAIVGPYLSGKTTLLESLLFVTGAISRKGSVKDGNTVGDSATESRDRQMSVEVSAASTDYNGIRFTFIDCPGSVEFAQETYNALMGVDAAIVVCEPIRDRVHTLAPLFKFLDDWEIPHIVFVNKMDRANIHVLETLHALKAVSSRPLVAHQYPIMQGEELTGFIDMVSEQAYQYHPGAPADQIPFPEHLKAEEHIARAEMLEALANFDDHLLEELLEDIEPPQEEILKDLKMELGADLVVPVFFGVAEQDYGVRPLLEALLKEAPAPETTAEQRLKNINSKAPLAQVLKTYYTPQGGKLSLVRVWQGKLTDGIVLNGVRAGGLYRLMGQQQQSVNEAVAGEIVALSRMENIKTGDTLSTQPVKEFSQAEKLEPVYALAITPEKRNDEVKLSSAIAKLLEEDPSLAWEQHGDTHEVILWGQGEIHLRVALDRLRRKYNLPMATHLPQVPYKETIRKPVTSVHGRYKHQSGGHGQFGDVFLDIKPLPRGEGFNFKETIVGGVVPRQYIPGVEIGVREFLAHGPLGFPVVDVAVTLTNGSYHNVDSSEQAFKQAARLAMQTGIPQAQPTLLEPVLRVQVTTPSEFTAKVLQLLSGRRGQILGYEGRQDWQGWDNISAYLPQAEMQNFIVELRSLTLGVGSFHWDYDHLQEVPEKLAEQVLASNGNGNGNGNGK, from the coding sequence ATGAACGAAAAAGTAACATCGGGTTCGCGGAATGTTGCAATTGTCGGCCCTTATTTAAGTGGAAAAACTACCTTACTTGAAAGTTTATTGTTTGTGACTGGTGCGATTTCTCGCAAAGGCAGCGTTAAGGATGGTAACACAGTCGGAGATAGTGCAACAGAATCGCGCGATCGCCAAATGAGTGTAGAAGTTAGCGCCGCCAGCACCGACTATAACGGAATTCGTTTTACCTTTATAGACTGTCCCGGAAGCGTCGAATTTGCCCAAGAAACATACAATGCTTTAATGGGAGTTGATGCGGCAATTGTAGTTTGCGAACCCATACGCGATCGCGTCCATACCCTTGCTCCTCTATTTAAGTTCCTCGACGATTGGGAAATTCCCCATATTGTCTTTGTGAACAAAATGGATCGGGCAAATATCCATGTTTTAGAAACATTACACGCCTTAAAAGCTGTTTCTAGTCGTCCTTTAGTCGCGCACCAATACCCCATTATGCAAGGGGAAGAGTTGACCGGTTTTATTGATATGGTTAGCGAACAAGCTTATCAATATCATCCTGGCGCACCGGCTGATCAAATACCTTTCCCCGAACATCTCAAAGCAGAAGAACATATTGCACGAGCCGAAATGCTCGAAGCTTTAGCAAATTTTGATGACCACCTACTCGAAGAATTATTAGAAGATATTGAACCACCCCAAGAAGAAATTCTCAAAGATTTAAAAATGGAATTAGGGGCAGATTTGGTAGTTCCTGTATTTTTTGGGGTTGCAGAACAAGATTATGGCGTAAGACCTTTATTAGAAGCACTGTTAAAAGAAGCACCAGCACCAGAAACCACAGCCGAACAGCGTTTAAAAAATATCAATAGCAAAGCACCTTTAGCACAGGTATTAAAAACTTACTACACTCCCCAAGGCGGCAAACTTTCTTTAGTGCGGGTTTGGCAAGGTAAATTAACAGATGGGATTGTTCTCAACGGTGTGCGGGCGGGTGGACTTTATCGCCTGATGGGACAACAACAGCAATCTGTAAATGAAGCTGTGGCTGGGGAAATTGTGGCCTTAAGCCGGATGGAAAATATTAAAACAGGGGATACACTTTCTACACAGCCAGTTAAGGAATTCTCGCAAGCCGAAAAGTTGGAACCTGTTTATGCTTTGGCGATTACCCCCGAAAAGCGCAATGATGAAGTCAAACTTAGCAGTGCGATCGCTAAACTATTAGAAGAAGACCCCTCTTTGGCTTGGGAACAACATGGTGACACCCATGAAGTTATCCTCTGGGGACAAGGTGAAATTCATTTGCGAGTCGCCTTAGACAGACTCCGCCGCAAATATAACTTGCCGATGGCTACCCATCTACCGCAAGTACCTTATAAAGAAACAATTCGCAAACCCGTTACCTCAGTACATGGACGCTACAAACACCAAAGCGGCGGACATGGACAATTTGGTGATGTTTTTCTCGATATCAAACCCTTACCGCGCGGTGAAGGCTTCAATTTTAAAGAAACCATTGTCGGTGGTGTAGTTCCCAGACAGTATATTCCTGGGGTAGAAATAGGTGTGCGGGAATTTTTGGCACATGGGCCTTTAGGCTTCCCGGTTGTGGATGTGGCTGTGACACTCACCAACGGTTCTTATCACAACGTTGATAGTTCCGAACAAGCCTTTAAACAAGCTGCACGTTTAGCAATGCAAACAGGGATACCCCAAGCGCAACCCACCTTATTAGAACCAGTTTTGCGGGTGCAAGTCACCACACCCAGCGAATTTACCGCAAAAGTGCTGCAACTGCTGAGTGGGAGACGGGGACAAATTCTCGGTTACGAAGGCAGACAAGATTGGCAAGGGTGGGATAATATTTCTGCATACTTGCCCCAAGCAGAGATGCAGAACTTTATTGTCGAGTTGCGATCGCTCACTTTAGGTGTTGGTTCCTTCCACTGGGATTATGACCATCTCCAAGAAGTACCAGAAAAACTGGCTGAACAAGTACTTGCTAGTAACGGTAATGGCAATGGCAATGGCAATGGGAAATAA
- a CDS encoding lipopolysaccharide assembly protein LapB, translating into MLLSFYKYPIIGLINLSVLGNGSLLLTPKAVAAEPAWLMAQSVNQAAVDWLNQGLQSIQAGRIQDAIASFQKAIQLDPKLAAGYYNLGLAYRQTGQLKPAADAFYQATQADSQFAPAFANLGGALLEGNNIQQANDYLQRAIELDPKLGFAHYNLGLVQQQQQDWERAIASFKKAAEYSQNAPEPHYHLGICYLQQGKLDKAKNAFRQAIKINPKYTEAHYNLGTIWFVQNKLKEALAAFRKSAEANSNYPNAYYGAGLVFMQQKKYAEATQVLQYARDLYNAQRNVQWVQNSEKLLQQVQNLNYQPR; encoded by the coding sequence ATGTTGTTATCATTCTATAAATATCCCATAATTGGGTTAATAAATCTCAGCGTATTAGGTAATGGTAGTTTATTACTAACTCCCAAAGCTGTTGCTGCTGAACCCGCTTGGTTGATGGCGCAATCAGTTAATCAAGCAGCTGTAGACTGGTTAAATCAAGGGTTACAGTCAATTCAAGCAGGAAGAATCCAAGATGCGATCGCCTCTTTTCAAAAAGCGATTCAGCTAGACCCAAAATTAGCGGCAGGCTATTACAATTTAGGGTTAGCATACAGGCAAACAGGACAATTAAAGCCAGCCGCCGACGCATTTTATCAAGCAACCCAAGCAGATTCACAGTTTGCGCCCGCCTTTGCCAATCTAGGCGGAGCCTTGTTAGAAGGTAATAATATCCAGCAAGCAAACGATTATTTACAAAGAGCTATAGAATTAGACCCAAAACTCGGCTTTGCTCACTATAACTTGGGCTTAGTACAGCAACAGCAACAAGATTGGGAAAGAGCGATCGCCTCCTTTAAAAAAGCCGCAGAATATAGTCAGAATGCGCCGGAACCTCATTATCATTTAGGTATATGCTATCTGCAACAAGGTAAGCTAGATAAGGCGAAAAATGCCTTTCGCCAAGCCATCAAAATTAATCCAAAATATACAGAAGCACATTATAATTTGGGGACAATTTGGTTTGTCCAAAACAAATTAAAAGAAGCATTAGCAGCTTTTAGAAAATCTGCTGAAGCTAACTCTAATTATCCCAATGCTTATTATGGTGCGGGATTAGTATTCATGCAGCAAAAAAAATATGCCGAAGCTACACAAGTCTTGCAATATGCTAGAGATTTGTATAATGCTCAAAGGAATGTTCAGTGGGTACAAAATTCCGAAAAATTGTTGCAACAAGTACAAAATTTAAATTACCAACCACGCTGA
- a CDS encoding GxxExxY protein, with amino-acid sequence MNHLTGEVIGAAIEVHKVLGPGFLEEVYQEALIIEFLRRGIPHEFEKSVTVYYKGHEVGKGRLDFLVANSLIVELKAVQNLAPIHEAQVLSYLKMTKYPLGLLINFNVPLLKDGIKRIILS; translated from the coding sequence ATGAATCATTTGACGGGTGAGGTAATTGGTGCAGCGATAGAGGTGCATAAGGTTTTGGGGCCAGGGTTTCTGGAAGAGGTGTATCAGGAGGCACTGATTATAGAATTTTTAAGGCGAGGAATACCTCATGAGTTTGAAAAGAGCGTAACAGTTTATTACAAAGGCCATGAAGTAGGTAAAGGTAGATTAGATTTTTTGGTTGCCAATTCTCTAATTGTGGAATTAAAAGCAGTCCAAAACCTAGCCCCCATTCACGAAGCACAAGTCCTTTCCTACCTAAAAATGACAAAATATCCTCTAGGTCTCCTCATAAACTTTAATGTCCCTCTTCTCAAAGACGGCATCAAACGCATTATCCTCTCCTAA
- a CDS encoding ATP-dependent Clp protease ATP-binding subunit, which produces MFEHFTSEAIKVIMLAQEEARRLGHNFVGTEQILLGLIGEGTGVAAKVLSELGVTLKEARREVEKIIGRGSGFVPPEIPFTPKVKNLFEQSFKEAHGLGHNYINTEHLLLGLTEAGEGVAAKVLQNLGVDLRLVRTAVMRRLGEDGNVTAGGNSPRRNQQALTLEEFGRNLSKLAQEGKLDPVVGREKEIERAIQILGRRTKNNPVLIGEPGVGKTAIAEGLAQRIVNQDVPELLLNKQVISLDMGLVVAGTRFRGDFEERLKKIMDEIRSVGNIVLVIDEIHTLVGAGGTEGGLDAANILKPALARGELQCLGATTLDEYRKHIERDAALERRFQPILVGEPSVEETIQILYGLRGAYEQHHKVEITDAAVLAAAQLSDRYISDRFLPDKAIDLIDEAGSRVRLRNSQISANKELKRQLVSVTKAKHEAVRLQDFDKAGELRDQELEIEAQLHTEQTISIPTVGEEDIAQIVASWTGVPVNKLTESESELLLHLEDTLHQRLIGQEQAVTSVSRAIRRARVGLKNPNRPIASFIFSGPTGVGKTELAKALAAYFFGAEEAMIRLDMSEFMESHTVSKLIGSPPGYVGYDEGGQLTEAVRRKPYTVLLFDEIEKAHPDVFNMLLQILDDGQLTDAKGRRVDFKNTLIILTSNIGSKVIEKGGGGLGFEFDNQAEASYHRIRNLVNEELKTYFRPEFLNRLDEIIVFTQLSKDEVKEIAEIMLRDVANRLTEKGITLEVTEAFKELVVNEGYNPSYGARPLRRAIMRLLEDSLAEALLSGEISNGDAAIADVDDDGQVKIRKSDTRELLLANAR; this is translated from the coding sequence ATGTTTGAACACTTCACTTCCGAAGCCATTAAGGTCATCATGTTAGCTCAGGAGGAAGCACGTCGCCTGGGACACAACTTCGTAGGAACGGAACAAATTCTCCTGGGTTTAATTGGAGAGGGAACGGGAGTTGCTGCCAAAGTGCTGAGTGAGTTGGGCGTTACCCTCAAAGAAGCACGACGCGAAGTAGAAAAAATTATTGGTAGAGGTTCTGGGTTTGTACCGCCAGAAATTCCTTTTACTCCTAAAGTAAAAAACCTCTTTGAGCAATCGTTTAAAGAAGCTCATGGTCTAGGACATAACTACATCAACACGGAACACTTGCTTTTGGGTCTAACTGAGGCGGGTGAAGGTGTTGCGGCTAAAGTGTTGCAAAATCTGGGGGTTGACCTCAGACTAGTTCGGACTGCTGTTATGCGTCGTTTAGGCGAAGATGGCAATGTGACTGCGGGTGGTAATAGTCCACGGCGGAATCAACAAGCACTCACCCTAGAAGAGTTTGGCAGAAATCTTAGCAAACTAGCACAAGAAGGCAAACTAGACCCGGTAGTTGGTCGAGAAAAAGAAATTGAGCGTGCTATTCAAATTCTCGGTCGTCGCACGAAAAATAATCCTGTGTTGATTGGTGAACCAGGAGTTGGTAAAACTGCGATCGCCGAAGGTTTAGCACAACGGATTGTGAACCAAGATGTTCCTGAACTCTTGTTGAATAAACAAGTTATCAGCCTAGATATGGGCTTAGTAGTAGCAGGAACTCGCTTTCGTGGCGACTTTGAAGAACGCCTGAAAAAAATCATGGACGAAATCCGTTCCGTCGGTAACATCGTCCTGGTAATTGATGAAATTCATACCCTTGTGGGTGCTGGTGGTACAGAAGGCGGTTTAGATGCAGCCAACATCCTCAAACCAGCTTTAGCACGAGGTGAACTCCAGTGTCTTGGTGCCACCACCCTGGATGAATACCGCAAGCATATCGAACGCGATGCGGCTTTAGAAAGACGTTTCCAACCTATTTTGGTGGGTGAACCTTCCGTTGAAGAAACCATCCAAATTCTTTACGGCTTGCGTGGTGCTTACGAACAGCATCACAAAGTAGAAATTACTGATGCGGCTGTGTTAGCAGCAGCCCAGTTGTCAGATCGTTATATTAGCGATCGCTTCTTGCCAGATAAAGCCATAGACTTAATTGACGAAGCTGGTTCTCGTGTCCGGTTGCGGAACTCGCAAATTTCCGCCAACAAGGAACTCAAGCGTCAACTGGTAAGTGTGACCAAGGCTAAACATGAAGCCGTTAGACTCCAAGACTTTGACAAAGCAGGTGAACTCCGCGACCAAGAATTAGAAATTGAAGCTCAGTTACATACAGAGCAAACTATTTCTATTCCCACTGTTGGCGAAGAAGACATTGCTCAAATTGTCGCCTCTTGGACTGGTGTCCCCGTCAACAAACTCACAGAATCTGAGTCTGAGTTGTTGTTACACCTGGAAGACACCCTGCATCAACGACTAATTGGTCAAGAACAAGCCGTTACCTCTGTCTCTCGCGCTATCCGCCGTGCCAGAGTTGGGTTAAAGAATCCCAACCGTCCTATTGCCAGCTTTATCTTCTCCGGCCCCACAGGAGTTGGTAAAACCGAATTGGCTAAAGCCTTAGCAGCTTATTTCTTCGGTGCAGAAGAAGCAATGATTCGCTTGGATATGTCGGAATTTATGGAAAGCCATACCGTATCTAAGCTGATTGGTTCTCCTCCTGGTTACGTCGGCTACGATGAAGGCGGTCAACTGACTGAAGCTGTGCGACGCAAACCATACACAGTGTTGCTGTTCGACGAAATCGAAAAAGCACACCCTGATGTTTTCAACATGTTGTTGCAAATCTTGGATGACGGTCAACTTACCGATGCAAAAGGTCGGCGGGTAGACTTCAAGAATACTTTGATCATCCTGACTTCTAACATCGGTTCTAAAGTGATTGAAAAAGGTGGCGGTGGTTTAGGTTTTGAATTTGATAATCAAGCCGAGGCTAGTTATCATCGCATTCGCAACTTAGTGAATGAGGAACTGAAAACTTACTTCCGTCCAGAATTCCTTAACCGATTGGATGAGATTATTGTCTTCACTCAATTGTCTAAAGATGAAGTCAAGGAAATTGCTGAGATTATGCTCCGTGATGTTGCTAACCGCTTGACGGAAAAAGGTATCACCTTGGAAGTTACGGAAGCGTTTAAAGAACTTGTCGTCAATGAAGGTTATAACCCTAGCTATGGTGCTAGACCTTTACGCAGGGCAATTATGCGCCTGTTAGAAGATTCTTTAGCGGAAGCACTACTGTCTGGCGAAATCAGCAATGGTGATGCTGCTATTGCCGATGTAGATGATGATGGTCAAGTTAAAATCCGCAAGTCAGATACGCGTGAATTACTCTTGGCAAATGCTCGCTAA
- a CDS encoding phosphate-starvation-inducible PsiE family protein, with amino-acid sequence MQKRFKSRFLFCDRWLDRHSIARNMEAFQDLLVIVLCLTLFAVMIMQILGIFIALTQTLDYKHVTAKILFVLILVELFRLLMIYLQEHSISVGVAVEVTIVSVLREVVVHGALEISWIQTAAICGLLFILGSLLLVCAKTPHMDCMSANTKFCPIVYQGNREKQNELEFRYSHKCDEHQPLT; translated from the coding sequence ATGCAAAAGCGCTTCAAAAGTCGATTTTTATTTTGCGATCGCTGGCTGGATCGACATTCAATTGCTCGTAACATGGAAGCTTTTCAAGACTTACTTGTGATTGTCTTGTGTTTAACTTTATTTGCAGTCATGATTATGCAAATATTGGGCATATTTATTGCCTTAACACAAACATTAGACTATAAACATGTCACTGCAAAAATACTCTTTGTCTTGATTTTAGTTGAGTTATTTCGACTATTAATGATTTACTTGCAAGAGCATAGTATTTCTGTTGGTGTAGCAGTTGAAGTCACAATTGTCTCAGTTCTCCGAGAAGTAGTTGTTCACGGAGCCTTAGAAATTTCCTGGATTCAAACAGCCGCCATTTGTGGCTTGTTATTTATTTTAGGTAGTTTATTACTCGTGTGCGCCAAAACACCACACATGGATTGCATGAGTGCTAATACCAAGTTCTGCCCCATCGTCTATCAAGGGAATAGAGAAAAACAAAACGAACTAGAATTTCGATATTCACATAAGTGTGATGAACATCAACCACTGACATAA
- a CDS encoding DUF3288 family protein — MAEQHGSKDQQHPLYNRDRPFIDILLAQEATDYNLAELARLRIRYQGFPGARDIQKDLDKVLQQWGLTEAELFAKTRQIHDLGGIYKSRGKKEEQDWN, encoded by the coding sequence ATGGCAGAACAACACGGCAGTAAAGATCAACAACATCCCCTTTACAACCGCGATCGCCCCTTTATTGATATTCTACTCGCTCAAGAGGCAACAGACTATAATTTGGCAGAATTAGCTCGGCTACGCATCCGTTATCAAGGCTTTCCGGGAGCGCGAGACATCCAAAAAGACCTAGATAAAGTCTTGCAGCAGTGGGGTTTGACCGAAGCTGAACTTTTTGCTAAAACGCGCCAAATCCACGACTTAGGGGGGATTTATAAAAGTCGCGGCAAAAAAGAAGAACAAGATTGGAATTAG
- a CDS encoding elongation factor G domain IV, protein MNGIKLSKTQYYTYESRTKNLEWLHRTIELLHQNPERGRYEESGELFTNETIAAARKLLELIETAQPNSEDISNLYNLFKFYKCIRNSDWYHLCSYIENWHWVANIWDDFEGTLKLNLWNKAEYKLYSIVQPLIVEGKFVRQSSSIDSYGHVCLKIEPIIANSHIEIVWQIDDEEIIPLEWIPAIFEGIIDGIFDYFHQTNIALNSMRIIINDGSYHPVDSKEMDYRIAAKIAWRNALIKAEIIPINI, encoded by the coding sequence ATGAATGGCATAAAACTAAGTAAAACCCAATATTATACTTACGAGTCCAGAACTAAAAACCTTGAATGGTTGCATCGCACGATTGAGTTATTACATCAAAATCCAGAAAGAGGAAGATATGAAGAATCTGGAGAATTGTTTACCAATGAGACAATAGCAGCAGCTAGAAAATTACTAGAACTAATAGAAACCGCACAACCAAATTCCGAAGATATTAGCAATTTATATAATTTATTTAAATTTTATAAATGTATCCGTAATTCTGATTGGTATCACCTTTGTAGTTATATCGAAAATTGGCATTGGGTCGCTAATATTTGGGATGACTTTGAGGGAACACTGAAACTTAATTTATGGAATAAAGCAGAATATAAGCTTTATTCTATTGTTCAACCATTAATAGTAGAAGGTAAATTTGTGCGACAGTCTTCGAGTATTGACAGTTATGGTCATGTGTGCTTAAAAATCGAGCCTATAATTGCTAACTCACACATTGAGATTGTATGGCAAATTGATGATGAAGAAATCATTCCGCTTGAGTGGATACCAGCAATTTTTGAAGGAATTATTGATGGCATATTTGATTATTTTCATCAAACCAATATTGCCCTCAATTCTATGAGAATTATAATTAATGATGGTAGCTATCATCCAGTGGATTCTAAAGAGATGGATTACCGTATAGCAGCGAAAATCGCTTGGCGTAATGCTTTAATAAAAGCTGAAATTATTCCTATAAATATTTAG
- a CDS encoding MFS transporter, giving the protein MSRSPWLYIPTLYFASGVPYIIINTVSVIFYKKLGVDNTQIAVWTSLLYLPWVIKMFWGPIVDTYSTKRTWILYTQLAMFCCLGLIAFCLQLPNFFFISLAALTVGAFISATYDIATDGFYLLALTPEHQAFFVGIRSLFYRLAVIFGSGLLVVLAGQLEGYLNNIPLSWSVSIGFSAVVLAIISIFHSFSLPLPDSDKPRQLQNTDKMPFWTIISSYFAQEKIAVILAFILLYRFGEAMLVKFASLFLLDKPDAGGLGLSTSDVGLVYGTFGVISLIAGGVLGGLVIAKYGLRRCLFPMALALNLPDLFYVYMAYNQPSLNLVYPLVSLEQFGYGFGFTAFSVYLMYISQGEYKTSHFAISTGIMALGMMLPGIVSGYLQPLLGYPLFFSLVCLLTIPGMIVLFFIPLKAEAQKKSPAH; this is encoded by the coding sequence ATGTCACGCTCCCCCTGGCTTTACATCCCCACCTTATATTTCGCCTCCGGTGTACCTTACATCATCATCAACACCGTCTCCGTCATCTTTTACAAAAAACTCGGCGTAGACAACACCCAAATTGCCGTGTGGACAAGTCTTCTTTATCTTCCTTGGGTGATTAAAATGTTCTGGGGGCCAATTGTTGATACTTATTCCACCAAACGCACCTGGATACTCTACACCCAACTAGCAATGTTCTGTTGCTTGGGTTTAATTGCCTTTTGCTTACAATTACCTAATTTCTTTTTTATCTCCCTCGCCGCCTTAACAGTGGGAGCATTTATTTCTGCAACTTATGATATCGCCACAGATGGCTTTTATCTACTAGCTTTAACTCCAGAACACCAAGCCTTTTTTGTCGGCATTCGCTCGCTATTTTATCGACTTGCGGTTATTTTTGGTTCGGGACTGTTAGTAGTTTTAGCTGGTCAACTTGAAGGCTATCTCAACAACATTCCCTTAAGCTGGAGTGTATCGATTGGTTTTTCTGCTGTAGTTTTAGCCATAATTTCTATTTTCCATAGCTTCAGTTTACCTTTACCAGATTCCGATAAACCAAGACAACTACAAAACACAGATAAGATGCCTTTTTGGACAATTATAAGTTCTTATTTTGCTCAAGAAAAAATTGCAGTCATCTTAGCATTTATTTTACTTTACCGATTTGGTGAGGCGATGCTTGTTAAGTTTGCTTCTTTATTTTTGTTAGATAAACCAGACGCAGGCGGACTAGGATTATCTACTTCGGATGTTGGTTTAGTATACGGTACATTTGGAGTAATCTCACTAATTGCTGGGGGAGTTTTAGGGGGATTGGTAATTGCCAAGTATGGTTTAAGAAGATGTCTCTTTCCTATGGCTTTAGCCTTGAATTTACCAGATTTATTTTATGTTTATATGGCTTATAACCAACCTTCGTTGAACTTAGTTTATCCGCTGGTTTCATTAGAACAATTTGGTTACGGTTTTGGGTTTACAGCTTTTAGTGTTTACTTGATGTATATTTCCCAAGGTGAATATAAAACATCTCATTTTGCTATATCTACTGGCATTATGGCTTTAGGAATGATGCTACCTGGAATCGTCAGCGGCTATTTACAACCATTATTAGGATATCCATTGTTTTTTAGTTTGGTTTGTTTGCTAACTATTCCGGGAATGATTGTGTTATTTTTCATTCCTTTAAAAGCAGAAGCACAGAAAAAATCTCCTGCACATTAA